One window of the Ureibacillus sp. FSL W7-1570 genome contains the following:
- a CDS encoding glycine C-acetyltransferase codes for MAKVLDAFLEENLQQLKSQGLYNRIDVLEGANGPVIEINGKRLINLSSNNYLGLATNEQLKKVAKEAIDKYGVGAGAVRTINGTLDLHQQLEEKIAEFKGTEAAISYQSGFNCNMAAISAVMDQEDCILSDQLNHASIIDGCRLSKAKIVVYTHSDMDDLRKKAKEAAESGRYRKMMVITDGVFSMDGDLAKLPDIVEIAKEFDLITYVDDAHGSGVTGNGRGTVKHFGLEKEIDFQIGTLSKAIGVVGGYVAGKKRLIDWLKVRSRPFLFSTAVPPGDVAATIAAIDMLMQSKELTDKLWENGNYLKAGLKKLGFDIGNSETPITPCIIGDEKLTQAFSKRLLEEGVYAKAIVYPTVPRGTGRIRNMPTASHTKEMLDEALAIYEKVGKELL; via the coding sequence TTGGCAAAAGTTCTGGATGCATTTCTTGAGGAAAACTTGCAGCAATTAAAAAGCCAAGGATTATATAACCGAATTGATGTGTTAGAAGGGGCGAACGGGCCTGTCATTGAAATCAACGGCAAAAGGTTGATTAATTTATCATCCAATAATTATTTAGGTTTGGCGACGAATGAGCAACTGAAGAAAGTGGCCAAAGAAGCCATCGACAAATACGGAGTCGGGGCAGGAGCAGTACGAACGATTAACGGGACCCTCGATTTGCATCAGCAATTGGAAGAAAAGATTGCCGAGTTTAAAGGGACGGAAGCGGCAATCAGCTACCAGTCCGGTTTCAACTGCAACATGGCTGCCATTTCCGCAGTGATGGATCAGGAAGACTGCATTTTATCGGATCAATTGAATCACGCTTCGATTATTGACGGCTGTCGATTATCCAAAGCAAAGATTGTTGTATATACTCATTCTGATATGGATGATTTGCGGAAAAAGGCCAAGGAAGCCGCGGAATCCGGGCGCTACCGGAAGATGATGGTCATTACCGATGGCGTTTTTTCAATGGATGGGGATTTGGCGAAGTTACCGGACATTGTAGAAATCGCGAAGGAATTCGATTTGATCACATATGTGGATGATGCCCACGGTTCAGGGGTCACCGGGAATGGAAGAGGGACGGTAAAGCATTTCGGATTGGAGAAAGAAATCGATTTTCAGATTGGGACGTTGTCAAAGGCGATCGGTGTTGTCGGCGGCTATGTGGCAGGGAAGAAAAGGCTGATTGATTGGCTGAAGGTGCGATCCCGTCCATTTCTTTTTTCAACGGCGGTGCCTCCGGGGGATGTGGCGGCAACCATTGCAGCGATTGATATGTTGATGCAGTCGAAAGAACTGACCGACAAGTTATGGGAGAACGGCAATTATCTTAAAGCGGGATTAAAAAAGCTCGGGTTTGATATCGGGAATTCGGAAACGCCGATCACCCCTTGCATCATTGGAGATGAAAAATTGACACAGGCGTTTTCAAAACGTTTATTGGAAGAAGGCGTTTATGCAAAAGCCATTGTGTATCCGACCGTACCAAGAGGAACAGGCCGCATCCGCAATATGCCAACCGCCAGCCATACGAAAGAAATGCTGGATGAGGCGCTTGCCATCTATGAAAAGGTGGGGAAAGAGCTGTTATAG
- a CDS encoding nucleotide kinase produces MKGSITKYFGQAMTGQGWKNLYKDIVREAKEVYFLKGIFGFNVSNLLKEIGYHYVNKGHDIEFFYDPLFENTIQATFIKGIDTLFLQSSKPSIEPTQLGTRDKVISFYECLEEPILIKHGERLKQLSEEAEKWHDQCFASLQQAIRIHDDWEKETQAHMDWKAYEQQQDEFFDQIFDGMLLNKSGVLTHRLFGTLTPDGAKDFLQNITRNMDRRYFIKGLPGTGKSTMLKQLAQDALKRGFDVQKVWCGLDSKSIDMVILPELKLCIFDSTAPHEYFPEDGREGDVIFDITKHCQLSDEAEAKIEEISKEYRKAILRATNYAKLYAEAEKEIREIIDQATNFSKWKKQSSLLF; encoded by the coding sequence TTGAAAGGTTCCATTACAAAATATTTTGGGCAGGCAATGACCGGACAGGGATGGAAAAATCTATATAAAGACATTGTACGGGAAGCCAAGGAAGTCTATTTTTTGAAAGGCATCTTCGGCTTCAATGTTTCCAATTTATTAAAAGAAATCGGCTATCATTATGTCAATAAAGGCCATGATATCGAATTTTTCTATGATCCCCTTTTTGAAAATACCATTCAGGCAACCTTCATCAAAGGCATCGACACTTTATTTCTCCAAAGCTCAAAACCTTCCATTGAACCAACGCAACTTGGCACCCGCGATAAAGTCATTTCCTTCTATGAATGTTTGGAAGAACCGATCCTCATAAAACATGGCGAACGATTGAAGCAACTTTCCGAGGAAGCCGAAAAATGGCATGATCAATGTTTTGCTTCTCTTCAACAAGCCATCCGGATTCACGATGATTGGGAAAAAGAGACGCAGGCCCATATGGATTGGAAGGCGTATGAACAGCAACAGGATGAATTCTTTGACCAAATATTTGACGGCATGCTTCTCAATAAATCCGGTGTTTTAACCCACCGCTTGTTCGGAACGCTGACGCCGGATGGGGCCAAAGATTTTCTGCAAAATATTACACGGAATATGGACAGAAGATATTTTATTAAGGGATTGCCAGGGACAGGAAAGTCGACCATGTTGAAACAGTTGGCGCAAGATGCGTTAAAAAGAGGGTTTGATGTCCAAAAGGTGTGGTGCGGATTAGATTCCAAATCCATCGACATGGTCATTTTGCCGGAGTTGAAGCTTTGCATTTTCGACAGTACCGCTCCCCACGAATACTTCCCTGAAGATGGAAGGGAAGGGGATGTCATCTTTGACATTACAAAACATTGCCAACTATCCGATGAAGCCGAGGCGAAAATTGAAGAAATTTCAAAGGAATATCGGAAAGCGATTCTCCGTGCGACGAACTACGCCAAATTGTATGCTGAAGCAGAAAAGGAAATCCGCGAAATCATTGACCAAGCAACGAACTTTTCAAAATGGAAAAAACAGTCGTCCCTTCTGTTTTAA
- a CDS encoding dihydrolipoamide acetyltransferase family protein — protein sequence MATEILMPKLGLTMTEGTVEHWFVNEGDEVHAGDAVAEISSEKLTGEVVAPESGTIIKIVAQVGDVVPSKAPIAYIGKPGEQIGSPSPSAGTPEVQTVKTPVANEPAKTESNVKDDGERIFITPIARKMAKELGIDIRNVVGTGGNGRITRLDILRYQASMEKASPATDSVPSASAVSYGTGLAGLRKTIAQRMMRSVQTTAQVTNHRKVDITELMKFREDIKSKVKEPLDNNELSINTLLTKAVVLALKDTPDMNAWYHNGEYIRVEEVHIGMATAVEDGLVVPVVKNAHLMSLSQLGAAIKKVTTEARQGTLDGSLYSGSTFTITNLGGYEIEYFTPILNTPEVGILGVGAIQKELALENGEVVEKLKLPLSLTYDHQIIDGAPAAEFLGKIADYLQDPYRLLL from the coding sequence ATGGCTACGGAAATATTGATGCCTAAGCTAGGCTTGACGATGACAGAGGGTACAGTAGAACATTGGTTTGTAAATGAAGGTGATGAAGTTCATGCAGGTGATGCAGTGGCGGAAATCAGTTCAGAGAAATTGACCGGTGAAGTCGTTGCACCAGAGTCCGGTACAATCATTAAAATTGTCGCTCAAGTAGGAGATGTCGTACCAAGTAAGGCGCCCATCGCGTATATCGGAAAACCTGGTGAACAGATCGGCTCCCCTTCTCCATCAGCCGGCACACCGGAAGTACAAACCGTCAAAACACCGGTGGCAAATGAACCTGCAAAAACGGAATCAAATGTAAAAGATGACGGAGAAAGAATCTTTATTACGCCAATTGCCCGCAAGATGGCGAAAGAACTTGGCATTGATATTCGCAATGTTGTCGGTACAGGTGGCAACGGGCGAATTACCCGGTTGGATATATTGAGATATCAAGCCTCTATGGAGAAAGCATCTCCGGCAACAGACAGCGTTCCATCCGCGTCAGCAGTTTCATATGGTACCGGTCTTGCCGGTTTGCGCAAAACCATTGCCCAACGAATGATGCGCAGTGTCCAAACAACTGCCCAAGTAACGAACCATCGAAAAGTGGATATCACCGAATTGATGAAATTCCGCGAAGATATCAAGTCGAAAGTGAAAGAACCGCTTGACAATAATGAACTAAGCATCAATACCCTTCTGACAAAAGCGGTCGTTTTGGCACTAAAAGATACGCCGGATATGAACGCCTGGTATCATAATGGCGAATATATCCGCGTGGAAGAAGTGCATATCGGAATGGCCACGGCGGTGGAAGACGGCTTGGTCGTTCCCGTCGTCAAAAACGCCCATCTCATGTCCTTGTCCCAACTTGGCGCTGCCATCAAGAAGGTGACAACCGAAGCACGGCAAGGCACACTGGACGGCAGCCTTTACAGCGGATCGACTTTTACGATTACAAACTTGGGCGGTTATGAAATCGAATACTTCACCCCTATCTTGAATACACCGGAAGTGGGCATTTTAGGTGTCGGTGCCATCCAAAAAGAACTGGCACTGGAAAATGGTGAAGTGGTGGAGAAATTGAAATTGCCACTCAGTTTAACTTACGATCACCAAATTATCGATGGTGCTCCTGCCGCGGAATTTTTGGGAAAAATCGCCGATTACTTGCAAGACCCATATCGTCTGCTTCTATAA
- a CDS encoding alpha-ketoacid dehydrogenase subunit beta, giving the protein MAREILFMSAINEALDQAMAKDENIILLGEDIAGGAEVQHLEEANEDAWGGVMGVTRGLAPKYGRERVIDTPLSEMGYMAAAVGMAVTGLRPVAELMFSDFIGFCFDSIIGQGSKMRYMFGGKAKVPMTVRTMHGAGVNAAAQHSGSYYGLFGSIPGVKVVVPATPYDAKGLLLSAIEDDNLVIFSEDKTLYGMKGEVPEEYYTIPIGKAAIKRDGKDLTIVTIGKMLYVGLEVADILEKDNISVEVIDLRTVAPWDEETVLESVKKTGRLIIIDESNPHNNTATDIASVVADKAFDYLDGPIKCVCAPNTPVPFAANLEKLYIPDANKVLTVATEIIDDLRVK; this is encoded by the coding sequence ATGGCTAGAGAAATATTGTTCATGAGTGCAATCAATGAAGCGCTTGATCAAGCAATGGCAAAAGATGAAAACATCATTTTATTAGGAGAAGATATTGCAGGCGGAGCGGAAGTCCAACATTTGGAAGAGGCCAACGAAGATGCTTGGGGCGGTGTAATGGGCGTAACCCGCGGCCTTGCGCCAAAATACGGCCGTGAACGGGTCATCGATACGCCGCTATCCGAAATGGGTTATATGGCCGCAGCTGTAGGGATGGCTGTAACCGGTTTGCGTCCTGTAGCCGAGCTAATGTTCAGCGACTTTATCGGCTTTTGCTTTGACTCCATCATTGGACAAGGTTCAAAAATGCGCTACATGTTCGGCGGAAAAGCGAAAGTTCCAATGACGGTGCGCACGATGCACGGTGCTGGAGTGAACGCAGCCGCTCAACACTCTGGCTCCTACTACGGACTGTTCGGTTCGATTCCAGGCGTCAAAGTCGTTGTCCCTGCAACACCATATGACGCAAAAGGTCTTCTCCTCTCCGCCATTGAAGATGATAACCTGGTCATCTTTTCGGAAGATAAAACATTGTACGGAATGAAGGGCGAAGTACCGGAAGAATATTACACAATCCCAATCGGCAAAGCTGCCATCAAGCGGGATGGAAAAGATTTGACAATTGTGACCATCGGAAAAATGTTGTACGTCGGCTTAGAAGTTGCAGACATTTTAGAAAAGGACAATATCTCAGTCGAAGTCATTGACTTGCGCACTGTTGCACCATGGGATGAAGAAACAGTACTGGAGTCTGTGAAGAAAACAGGCCGCTTAATTATCATCGATGAATCCAATCCGCACAACAACACGGCAACTGATATCGCTTCAGTTGTAGCAGACAAAGCCTTTGATTATTTAGATGGACCGATCAAATGCGTATGCGCGCCAAACACACCTGTTCCGTTTGCTGCTAATCTTGAAAAATTATATATCCCAGATGCTAATAAAGTATTGACAGTAGCGACAGAAATTATCGATGACTTGAGAGTTAAATAG
- a CDS encoding thiamine pyrophosphate-dependent dehydrogenase E1 component subunit alpha, whose product MYKSMEDIRNFEENVKRFFAAGEIPGFVHLYAGEEAIAVGVCAHLTDEDYITSTHRGHGHCIAKGGDLKGMMAEIFGKATGLCKGKGGSMHIADMDKGILGANGMVGGGFGLATGAAMRNKYKKTDRVAVCFFGDGAANEGVFHECLNMASIWKLPVIFVCENNLFAESTPQWYSSASRTIAERAAAYNMPGVRVNGKDVVAVYEAAGEAIERARKGEGPTLIECVTYRNHGHFEGDEQTYKAPSGEEKEWAEVDPLEVFRQYAIENGLLTEEELDQLREESVRDIEEAIEFAKKSPEPSPESLYQDVFAD is encoded by the coding sequence ATGTATAAATCCATGGAGGATATCCGCAATTTTGAAGAAAATGTAAAACGTTTCTTCGCTGCCGGGGAAATTCCGGGGTTTGTGCACTTATACGCCGGTGAAGAAGCGATTGCTGTTGGTGTTTGTGCCCACCTGACAGATGAAGACTACATAACAAGCACCCACCGAGGACACGGGCATTGTATTGCCAAAGGCGGCGATTTAAAAGGAATGATGGCTGAAATCTTTGGGAAAGCCACAGGTCTTTGCAAAGGTAAAGGCGGTTCCATGCACATTGCCGACATGGATAAAGGAATTTTAGGCGCCAACGGAATGGTTGGAGGCGGTTTCGGACTGGCAACAGGTGCTGCCATGCGCAACAAATATAAGAAAACGGACCGGGTTGCCGTTTGCTTCTTCGGTGATGGCGCAGCCAACGAAGGTGTATTCCATGAATGTTTGAATATGGCATCGATTTGGAAGTTGCCAGTGATTTTTGTATGTGAGAATAACCTTTTCGCTGAATCCACTCCACAATGGTATTCTTCCGCTTCCCGTACAATCGCGGAAAGAGCGGCCGCCTACAATATGCCTGGGGTTCGGGTGAACGGAAAAGATGTTGTCGCTGTTTATGAAGCGGCCGGCGAAGCAATCGAACGCGCACGCAAAGGTGAAGGACCAACACTAATAGAATGCGTCACTTACCGGAACCACGGACACTTTGAAGGTGACGAACAAACTTACAAAGCGCCTAGCGGAGAAGAAAAAGAATGGGCGGAAGTGGATCCGCTTGAAGTATTCCGTCAATACGCCATCGAAAACGGCTTATTGACTGAAGAAGAGTTGGATCAATTGAGGGAAGAATCCGTTCGCGATATTGAAGAAGCGATTGAATTTGCGAAAAAAAGTCCAGAACCATCACCTGAATCACTCTATCAAGATGTTTTTGCGGATTAA
- the lpdA gene encoding dihydrolipoyl dehydrogenase, protein MKTYDVLIIGAGPGGYVAAEEAAQLGNSVAVIEKNAVGGCCLNVGCIPSKAYLQYSHWLSAVQALNANGLSVTVNQIDFPSVVKRKNKIISTLQSGIHMTFKKNGIHYIAGEAKYVEGKIFEVNGERYYGKNVLLATGGAPFIPNIPGLSDIDYLTTNTFFDMETLPNQLAIIGGGVIGVELAYAMKSFGADVTIIEAAPDILLTVDLEARAIVKEKLRSLGIKIITKASIQQVKKGKVVLSGHGEIPFDQLLVATGRKQNLEIPKAMGLELDEKQQFVKVNEYYETSMKHVYAVGDLIGGYTLAHAASAEGIKAVRAMSGKKERPVSPYSIPRPLFIEPEVSEFGMSEEEARKKGYDVIVEKMPFSFNGRAIAANETEGFVKIISERRYREILGAVIVGPNAADLIHQILAVHEAEGTVDELANTVFAHPTISELIQDTAKRILKHQ, encoded by the coding sequence TTGAAAACTTATGATGTACTCATTATCGGAGCGGGACCTGGGGGATATGTCGCGGCGGAAGAAGCGGCACAGCTCGGGAATTCAGTGGCGGTGATTGAAAAAAATGCCGTTGGCGGCTGCTGTCTCAATGTGGGTTGCATCCCTTCCAAAGCTTATTTGCAATACAGCCACTGGTTGTCCGCCGTACAGGCCCTTAATGCAAACGGTTTATCCGTAACAGTGAATCAAATCGATTTCCCATCCGTTGTGAAAAGAAAAAACAAAATTATCTCCACCTTACAATCCGGCATTCACATGACCTTTAAAAAGAATGGCATCCATTATATTGCAGGCGAAGCGAAATACGTGGAAGGAAAAATTTTCGAAGTGAATGGAGAGCGATACTACGGAAAAAATGTGTTGCTTGCCACAGGCGGTGCCCCCTTCATCCCGAACATCCCAGGTTTGAGCGATATAGATTATTTGACGACGAACACCTTTTTTGACATGGAAACATTACCGAATCAATTGGCCATCATCGGCGGCGGTGTGATTGGTGTGGAATTGGCCTATGCCATGAAAAGTTTCGGCGCCGATGTCACGATTATCGAAGCCGCACCGGACATATTGCTGACGGTTGATCTGGAAGCCCGTGCCATTGTAAAAGAAAAGCTTCGAAGCTTAGGAATAAAAATCATCACAAAAGCATCCATACAGCAAGTGAAAAAAGGAAAGGTTGTCCTTTCCGGCCATGGGGAAATTCCTTTTGACCAACTTTTGGTGGCAACGGGGAGAAAACAAAACCTTGAGATTCCAAAAGCGATGGGACTTGAGTTGGATGAAAAACAGCAATTTGTGAAAGTCAATGAATATTATGAAACAAGCATGAAACATGTTTATGCCGTTGGCGATCTAATCGGCGGCTATACTCTTGCCCATGCGGCCAGCGCGGAAGGCATCAAAGCCGTCCGAGCCATGAGCGGCAAAAAAGAAAGGCCCGTATCGCCATACAGCATCCCCCGCCCCCTATTCATCGAACCGGAAGTATCCGAATTCGGGATGAGTGAAGAAGAAGCAAGAAAAAAGGGCTATGACGTAATTGTCGAAAAAATGCCGTTTTCATTCAATGGACGGGCCATTGCCGCCAATGAAACAGAAGGATTTGTCAAAATCATATCCGAAAGGAGATATCGGGAAATATTGGGAGCCGTGATTGTCGGACCCAATGCGGCGGACCTGATTCACCAAATTCTTGCCGTCCATGAAGCGGAAGGTACTGTTGATGAATTGGCAAACACAGTCTTCGCCCACCCTACCATTTCTGAGTTGATCCAGGATACAGCCAAAAGAATATTAAAACATCAATAA
- a CDS encoding AAA family ATPase: protein MTTNYTIAVKEGILNAKKIAQKKLNYQLDIPHLWAALLQPDHFAYNFYRELSIDMDELIQLVNKEVDKIPSLTGTEIAYGEKESQRLKRLFKQAEIEAERLRDRFISVEHLMIALFEQDFNPITKYLIQHHVTKESIYEKLNQTRNGQNVTSDNQEALYDSLNKYAVNLNQRYIEGKVDRVVGREKEINDIIRILTRKNKNNAILIGSPGVGKTAIVEGLVQKIVNKDVPNNLLDKVVYNLDMSSLLAGAKYRGEFEEKLKAVLNDVKQSNNRIILFIDEIHTIVGAGRTEGSMDAGNILKPMLARGELRCIGATTQDEYREYIEKDKALERRFQRVIVNEPSIEATIVILRGIKEDYELYHETLITDEAIEAAVKLSKRYITDRYLPDKAIDLMDEASAVKRISLNEVPHSIKKINEQILQAKIALYKHELEPDPAFDRHTFEQQLKNLETEKEKMEKQWAKELEMLHFTQREKRNLARLHKFYEKAVKNNEVGQIVQLETGDIPASEKRLKELEQQWEALKQSKTFIDNVVTAEDIERVVERLTGIKITGVMENERERLLHLEDEIHQYIVGQDEAVKKVTHAVLRSRAGIKNPNKPTGSFLFLGPTGVGKTKLAKVLAKVLFGTELDMVRLDMSEYMEKHAVAKLIGPPPGYAGYDEGGHLTEAVRHRLHSIIVLDEIEKAHPDVFNILLQVLDEGRLTDSQGRTVDFKNTILIMTSNIGSKLLLDSIDNYGAITPEAREAVINELRAHFRPEFLNRIDETIIFNPLVKEQMVAIAEIMMKELNERLNENKMILHATPEVIQWIAENGYDPIYGARPIQRFIVQHIETPLARDIIANQIGENVRITISIENDEPVFHYEPI, encoded by the coding sequence ATGACAACAAACTATACAATCGCGGTAAAAGAAGGAATCCTGAATGCGAAAAAGATTGCCCAAAAGAAACTGAATTATCAACTGGATATTCCCCATCTCTGGGCCGCTTTATTGCAACCGGACCACTTTGCCTATAACTTTTACCGGGAATTAAGCATTGATATGGATGAACTGATCCAACTCGTCAATAAGGAAGTGGATAAAATCCCCTCTTTAACCGGTACGGAAATCGCTTATGGAGAAAAAGAAAGCCAACGACTAAAAAGGCTGTTTAAACAAGCGGAAATCGAAGCGGAACGTCTGCGGGACCGGTTTATTTCCGTCGAGCATTTGATGATTGCCCTATTTGAACAAGATTTTAATCCAATCACAAAATATCTGATCCAACATCATGTCACAAAAGAATCCATCTATGAAAAATTGAATCAAACGCGAAACGGGCAAAATGTCACATCCGACAACCAGGAAGCGCTATACGATTCTTTAAACAAATATGCAGTCAATTTGAATCAACGATACATAGAGGGGAAAGTGGACCGGGTTGTCGGCAGAGAAAAAGAAATCAACGATATCATCCGCATTTTGACAAGAAAAAATAAAAATAATGCGATATTGATAGGAAGCCCCGGGGTCGGGAAAACCGCCATCGTTGAAGGGTTGGTCCAAAAAATCGTAAACAAAGATGTTCCAAATAATTTGCTCGATAAAGTCGTCTACAATCTCGATATGAGTTCCCTTCTCGCAGGAGCCAAATATCGCGGGGAATTTGAGGAAAAATTAAAAGCCGTATTAAATGATGTGAAACAATCCAATAATCGGATCATCCTCTTCATTGATGAAATCCACACGATCGTCGGTGCAGGACGTACAGAAGGCTCCATGGATGCCGGCAATATTTTAAAACCGATGCTTGCCCGCGGAGAACTTCGCTGCATTGGCGCAACCACGCAAGATGAATATCGGGAATATATCGAAAAAGACAAAGCATTGGAGCGCCGTTTCCAACGGGTAATCGTCAATGAGCCGTCGATTGAAGCAACCATTGTAATTCTGCGGGGCATTAAAGAGGATTATGAATTGTATCACGAAACCCTTATCACCGATGAAGCCATCGAAGCGGCCGTCAAACTTTCGAAACGCTACATCACCGACCGGTATTTGCCGGATAAAGCCATTGACTTGATGGATGAAGCCAGCGCAGTCAAACGGATTTCCTTAAATGAAGTCCCCCACTCCATCAAAAAAATCAACGAACAAATTTTGCAAGCAAAAATCGCCCTTTATAAGCATGAGTTGGAACCCGACCCGGCATTTGACCGGCATACATTTGAACAACAGCTAAAAAATTTGGAAACCGAAAAGGAAAAAATGGAAAAGCAATGGGCCAAAGAGCTGGAAATGCTCCATTTCACGCAGCGGGAAAAAAGAAATTTGGCAAGATTGCATAAGTTTTACGAAAAAGCGGTAAAGAACAATGAAGTCGGTCAAATCGTTCAATTGGAAACCGGTGACATTCCTGCATCCGAAAAGAGACTGAAAGAGCTGGAACAACAATGGGAGGCATTAAAGCAAAGCAAAACCTTTATCGATAATGTAGTGACCGCCGAAGATATCGAGCGCGTCGTGGAAAGGCTGACGGGAATCAAAATTACAGGCGTTATGGAAAATGAACGGGAACGGCTATTGCATTTGGAGGACGAAATACACCAATACATCGTGGGACAAGATGAAGCGGTGAAAAAAGTGACCCATGCCGTTTTGCGTTCAAGGGCTGGCATTAAAAATCCGAATAAACCGACCGGCTCGTTCCTGTTCCTTGGCCCTACCGGCGTCGGCAAGACAAAACTGGCCAAAGTGCTGGCAAAAGTGTTGTTCGGTACCGAGCTGGATATGGTGCGATTGGACATGTCAGAGTATATGGAAAAACATGCGGTCGCGAAACTCATCGGTCCTCCGCCGGGATACGCCGGCTATGACGAAGGGGGCCACTTGACGGAGGCGGTCCGACATCGGCTCCATTCCATCATCGTTCTCGATGAAATCGAAAAAGCCCATCCGGATGTTTTCAACATTCTATTGCAAGTGCTCGATGAAGGAAGACTTACGGACTCCCAAGGACGGACGGTGGATTTTAAAAATACGATTTTAATTATGACAAGCAATATCGGATCAAAATTGCTATTGGATTCGATTGATAATTATGGTGCCATTACACCTGAAGCAAGGGAAGCGGTCATTAACGAATTGCGGGCCCATTTCAGACCGGAATTTTTAAACCGGATCGATGAAACCATCATTTTCAACCCATTGGTGAAAGAACAAATGGTAGCGATTGCAGAAATCATGATGAAAGAACTCAATGAACGATTAAATGAAAACAAAATGATTCTGCACGCAACTCCGGAGGTCATCCAATGGATCGCGGAGAATGGGTACGATCCAATTTATGGAGCCCGTCCAATTCAACGGTTTATCGTCCAGCACATTGAAACACCGCTCGCCCGGGATATCATCGCCAATCAAATCGGCGAAAATGTCCGTATTACCATTTCCATCGAAAATGATGAACCGGTTTTCCATTATGAACCGATATAA
- a CDS encoding pyridoxal phosphate-dependent aminotransferase — MELSDKLQKLPTQFFASLVQKVNTAIAEGRDVINLGQGNPDRPTPPHIVKALQEAAADPATHKYSLFRGMPELKQAVSDFYKREYNADIDPNEEVAILGGAKVGLVELPLCVLNPGDYMLLPDPGYPDYLSGPVLADVQFDTMPLLEENDFLPDYDALPDEVKKRAKLMYLNYPNNPTGATADLAFFEKTVQFAKEHDIAVVHDFAYGALGFDGKKPVSFLQAEGAKEVGVEFYTLSKTFNMAGWRVAFAVGNRSIIEAINLLQDHLFCSLFPAVQRAAAYALNGDQSCVEELRNIYESRRNVLVEEARRIGWNVKAPKGSFFAWLPVPEGFTSQEFSDYLLDKADVAVASGNGFGEHGEGYIRVGLLVEEDRLREAIRRIEALGIFQKDKAKVQK, encoded by the coding sequence ATGGAATTATCCGATAAACTCCAAAAACTCCCTACTCAATTTTTTGCTTCCCTTGTGCAAAAAGTGAATACGGCGATTGCTGAAGGGCGGGACGTGATCAATCTCGGACAGGGGAATCCGGACCGGCCAACGCCTCCTCACATCGTCAAGGCGCTTCAAGAAGCGGCAGCCGATCCTGCCACCCATAAATATTCCCTTTTCCGTGGTATGCCAGAATTAAAACAAGCCGTAAGCGACTTTTACAAAAGGGAATACAATGCCGACATCGATCCGAATGAAGAAGTGGCCATTTTAGGCGGCGCAAAAGTCGGGCTGGTTGAGCTTCCGTTGTGCGTGCTAAATCCTGGAGACTATATGCTGCTTCCGGATCCGGGTTATCCGGACTATTTATCCGGTCCGGTGTTGGCGGATGTTCAATTTGATACAATGCCATTGCTTGAGGAAAATGATTTTCTCCCGGATTATGACGCTTTGCCTGATGAAGTGAAAAAACGGGCAAAATTGATGTATTTGAACTATCCAAACAATCCGACGGGCGCCACAGCCGATTTGGCGTTCTTCGAAAAAACGGTGCAATTTGCAAAAGAACATGATATTGCCGTTGTTCACGATTTCGCATACGGAGCCCTTGGATTCGACGGGAAGAAACCGGTAAGCTTCCTGCAAGCGGAAGGGGCAAAAGAAGTCGGCGTAGAGTTCTATACATTATCCAAAACTTTTAACATGGCCGGCTGGCGCGTCGCTTTTGCGGTGGGAAACCGCAGCATCATTGAAGCCATCAACTTGTTGCAAGACCATCTGTTCTGCAGCCTCTTCCCTGCCGTACAGCGCGCGGCCGCCTATGCATTGAATGGCGATCAATCCTGTGTGGAAGAATTGCGAAACATTTACGAATCCCGCCGCAATGTGCTGGTGGAAGAAGCCCGCCGGATCGGATGGAACGTAAAAGCGCCAAAAGGCTCCTTCTTTGCATGGTTGCCGGTTCCGGAAGGGTTTACGAGCCAAGAATTTTCCGATTACCTATTGGATAAGGCGGATGTGGCAGTCGCAAGCGGCAACGGATTCGGCGAGCACGGCGAAGGCTATATCCGGGTGGGGCTGCTCGTTGAAGAAGACCGGCTCCGGGAAGCCATCCGCCGTATTGAAGCATTAGGGATATTCCAAAAAGACAAAGCGAAAGTTCAAAAATGA